A stretch of Nonomuraea africana DNA encodes these proteins:
- a CDS encoding NAD(P)/FAD-dependent oxidoreductase: MRITVIGSGIVGAAAAYHLGLRGVGVTVVDGGQAGAATAAGAGIVCPWVDHEDDDDWYRLTVEGARHYAELPASVGHARVGALLVAEDPAELEPVRALLATRYADAPEMGEITEVARPAELFPPLDPKLSALHVPGAARVDGRAVRDGLLQAAVRQGATVHGGAAALTADGAVTTAEGTRLEADAVIVAAGAWTGQACRPLGVDLPVFPRRGQIVHATVEGADTSAWPIVLPRRGPYLLGFPGGRVVVGATVEEVGFDPRITVAGLGEVLTAGLAVAPGLAAATVTETRVGLRPVMSTGRPLIARVADRVVAVTGLSAYGLTAGPYAGLLAAALALGEEPAMDLAPFAV, from the coding sequence ATGAGGATCACCGTGATCGGGAGCGGAATTGTCGGGGCGGCCGCCGCCTACCACCTGGGCCTGAGGGGCGTGGGCGTGACGGTCGTCGACGGTGGCCAGGCGGGTGCGGCGACGGCCGCGGGCGCGGGCATCGTCTGCCCGTGGGTCGATCACGAGGATGACGACGACTGGTACCGGCTGACCGTCGAGGGCGCGCGCCACTACGCCGAACTACCGGCGAGCGTGGGCCACGCCAGGGTGGGCGCGCTGCTGGTGGCCGAGGACCCGGCCGAGCTGGAGCCGGTGCGGGCGCTGCTGGCCACCAGGTACGCCGACGCCCCCGAGATGGGCGAGATCACCGAGGTGGCCAGGCCCGCGGAGCTGTTCCCGCCGCTCGATCCGAAGCTGTCGGCCCTGCACGTGCCGGGGGCGGCCCGCGTCGACGGCCGCGCGGTGCGCGACGGCCTGCTCCAGGCCGCGGTACGGCAGGGCGCCACGGTCCACGGCGGCGCCGCCGCCCTCACCGCCGACGGAGCGGTGACGACCGCCGAGGGTACGCGGCTGGAGGCGGACGCGGTGATCGTCGCCGCAGGGGCGTGGACCGGGCAGGCGTGCCGGCCGCTGGGCGTCGATCTGCCCGTCTTCCCGCGAAGGGGCCAGATCGTGCACGCCACGGTGGAGGGCGCCGACACGTCGGCGTGGCCGATCGTGCTGCCCAGGCGAGGGCCGTACCTGCTGGGCTTTCCCGGAGGGCGGGTGGTCGTGGGGGCGACGGTGGAGGAGGTGGGCTTCGATCCGCGGATCACCGTGGCGGGTCTCGGCGAGGTGCTGACCGCGGGGCTGGCCGTCGCGCCGGGCCTGGCGGCGGCGACGGTCACCGAGACCAGAGTGGGTCTGCGTCCCGTGATGTCCACCGGCAGGCCGCTCATCGCCAGGGTCGCCGACAGGGTGGTCGCGGTGACGGGGCTGAGCGCGTACGGC